One segment of Salvia splendens isolate huo1 chromosome 20, SspV2, whole genome shotgun sequence DNA contains the following:
- the LOC121780882 gene encoding probably inactive copalyl diphosphate synthase 3-like isoform X5, with the protein MYILSTPPINFPLGNSRGSISSAQGRRLSSQNRSNGKSKLNKCSGTIDSFELQPIDKIRYGLETPWFARLPRLDARFFIEHYNADEVLIGDSIYKLNDIKRNTYLELAKSDYNKCQEQHQMEWNHLQKWYEDCNLEEFGISRKNILEAHFFAVASISEAEKSGERLAWVKSQILAEILSTYYFIKQRDQFKDQDTEFSTAFSTKIHVVGKGYKNVQRIITILFEALTQMKEIARNAQEGIEGDVSDDLLHEAWGEWLKKLGEGTGEEIPEVEVIVRTINICGGHILSKEVLSHHEYETLSQLTNQLCHHLLKLENHKTIDGKIEKEMELLVQLVMQDSSNGISKATKQMFLVVAKTFYHKAYFSAQEIEQHISRILFEQVM; encoded by the exons ATGTACATCCTTTCAACTCCACCGATCAATTTCCCTTTGGGAAATAGCCGCGGATCAATCTCGTCTGCTCAAGGGCGTCGTCTTTCGTCGCAAAATCGCAGCAACG GTAAATCGAAGCTTAATAAATGTTCTGGAACTATTGATAGCTTCGAGTTGCAACCAATCGACAAG ATAAGATATGGGCTAGAAACACCATGGTTTGCGAGACTTCCTCGCCTGGATGCTCGATTCTTTATCGAGCATTACAACGCAGATGAAGTATTGATCGGCGATTCAATTTACAA GCTTAATGACATTAAAAGGAATACATATCTTGAGCTTGCAAAATCAGATTACAACAAATGTCAAGAACAACATCAAATGGAATGGAACCATTTACAAAA ATGGTATGAAGATTGCAACCTTGAGGAGTTCGGGATAAGCAGAAAGAACATTCTAGAAGCCCATTTTTTCGCGGTGGCGAGCATATCGGAGGCGGAGAAATCGGGAGAGAGACTAGCTTGGGTTAAATCTCAGATTCTAGCTGAAATTCTTTCaacttattacttcattaaGCAACGTGATCAGTTTAAAGATCAGGACACTGAATTTTCTACAGCATTCagcaccaaaatccatgttgtTGGAAAAGG TTACAAGAATGTACAACGGATTATAACCATACTGTTTGAAGCCCTAACACAAATGAAGGAAATTGCTCGAAATGCACAAGAAGGAATCGAGGGAGATGTTAGCGACGACCTACTTCACGAGGCG TGGGGAGAATGGTTAAAGAAGCTTGGTGAAGGGACTGGAGAAGAAATTCCAGAAGTAGAAGTGATAGTAAGGACTATAAATATTTGTGGTGGCCATATTCTCTCCAAAGAGGTTTTATCTCACCATGAATACGAGACTCTCTCCCAACTCACTAATCAACTTTGCCACCACCTTCTCAAGCTTGAAAATCACaag ACTATTGATGGGAAAATCGAAAAGGAAATGGAGCTATTGGTGCAATTAGTGATGCAGGACTCATCCAATGGCATAAGTAAAGCCACGAAACAAATGTTTTTGGTGGTTGCAAAAACATTTTATCACAAGGCTTATTTTTCTGCTCAAGAAATTGAACAGCACATATCAAGAATACTGTTCGAGCAGGTTATGTAA
- the LOC121780882 gene encoding probably inactive copalyl diphosphate synthase 3-like isoform X4, whose protein sequence is MYILSTPPINFPLGNSRGSISSAQGRRLSSQNRSNVTETAGKSKLNKCSGTIDSFELQPIDKIRYGLETPWFARLPRLDARFFIEHYNADEVLIGDSIYKLNDIKRNTYLELAKSDYNKCQEQHQMEWNHLQKWYEDCNLEEFGISRKNILEAHFFAVASISEAEKSGERLAWVKSQILAEILSTYYFIKQRDQFKDQDTEFSTAFSTKIHVVGKGYKNVQRIITILFEALTQMKEIARNAQEGIEGDVSDDLLHEAWGEWLKKLGEGTGEEIPEVEVIVRTINICGGHILSKEVLSHHEYETLSQLTNQLCHHLLKLENHKTIDGKIEKEMELLVQLVMQDSSNGISKATKQMFLVVAKTFYHKAYFSAQEIEQHISRILFEQVM, encoded by the exons ATGTACATCCTTTCAACTCCACCGATCAATTTCCCTTTGGGAAATAGCCGCGGATCAATCTCGTCTGCTCAAGGGCGTCGTCTTTCGTCGCAAAATCGCAGCAACG TCACTGAAACTGCAGGTAAATCGAAGCTTAATAAATGTTCTGGAACTATTGATAGCTTCGAGTTGCAACCAATCGACAAG ATAAGATATGGGCTAGAAACACCATGGTTTGCGAGACTTCCTCGCCTGGATGCTCGATTCTTTATCGAGCATTACAACGCAGATGAAGTATTGATCGGCGATTCAATTTACAA GCTTAATGACATTAAAAGGAATACATATCTTGAGCTTGCAAAATCAGATTACAACAAATGTCAAGAACAACATCAAATGGAATGGAACCATTTACAAAA ATGGTATGAAGATTGCAACCTTGAGGAGTTCGGGATAAGCAGAAAGAACATTCTAGAAGCCCATTTTTTCGCGGTGGCGAGCATATCGGAGGCGGAGAAATCGGGAGAGAGACTAGCTTGGGTTAAATCTCAGATTCTAGCTGAAATTCTTTCaacttattacttcattaaGCAACGTGATCAGTTTAAAGATCAGGACACTGAATTTTCTACAGCATTCagcaccaaaatccatgttgtTGGAAAAGG TTACAAGAATGTACAACGGATTATAACCATACTGTTTGAAGCCCTAACACAAATGAAGGAAATTGCTCGAAATGCACAAGAAGGAATCGAGGGAGATGTTAGCGACGACCTACTTCACGAGGCG TGGGGAGAATGGTTAAAGAAGCTTGGTGAAGGGACTGGAGAAGAAATTCCAGAAGTAGAAGTGATAGTAAGGACTATAAATATTTGTGGTGGCCATATTCTCTCCAAAGAGGTTTTATCTCACCATGAATACGAGACTCTCTCCCAACTCACTAATCAACTTTGCCACCACCTTCTCAAGCTTGAAAATCACaag ACTATTGATGGGAAAATCGAAAAGGAAATGGAGCTATTGGTGCAATTAGTGATGCAGGACTCATCCAATGGCATAAGTAAAGCCACGAAACAAATGTTTTTGGTGGTTGCAAAAACATTTTATCACAAGGCTTATTTTTCTGCTCAAGAAATTGAACAGCACATATCAAGAATACTGTTCGAGCAGGTTATGTAA
- the LOC121780882 gene encoding probably inactive copalyl diphosphate synthase 3-like isoform X2 has translation MYILSTPPINFPLGNSRGSISSAQGRRLSSQNRSNGIWKNVRQQIPPHVNNHPIFRKDARGVTETAGKSKLNKCSGTIDSFELQPIDKIRYGLETPWFARLPRLDARFFIEHYNADEVLIGDSIYKLNDIKRNTYLELAKSDYNKCQEQHQMEWNHLQKWYEDCNLEEFGISRKNILEAHFFAVASISEAEKSGERLAWVKSQILAEILSTYYFIKQRDQFKDQDTEFSTAFSTKIHVVGKGYKNVQRIITILFEALTQMKEIARNAQEGIEGDVSDDLLHEAWGEWLKKLGEGTGEEIPEVEVIVRTINICGGHILSKEVLSHHEYETLSQLTNQLCHHLLKLENHKTIDGKIEKEMELLVQLVMQDSSNGISKATKQMFLVVAKTFYHKAYFSAQEIEQHISRILFEQVM, from the exons ATGTACATCCTTTCAACTCCACCGATCAATTTCCCTTTGGGAAATAGCCGCGGATCAATCTCGTCTGCTCAAGGGCGTCGTCTTTCGTCGCAAAATCGCAGCAACG GGATATGGAAGAATGTGAGACAACAAATTCCACCCCATGTGAATAATCATCCTATTTTCAGAAAAGATGCAAGAGGag TCACTGAAACTGCAGGTAAATCGAAGCTTAATAAATGTTCTGGAACTATTGATAGCTTCGAGTTGCAACCAATCGACAAG ATAAGATATGGGCTAGAAACACCATGGTTTGCGAGACTTCCTCGCCTGGATGCTCGATTCTTTATCGAGCATTACAACGCAGATGAAGTATTGATCGGCGATTCAATTTACAA GCTTAATGACATTAAAAGGAATACATATCTTGAGCTTGCAAAATCAGATTACAACAAATGTCAAGAACAACATCAAATGGAATGGAACCATTTACAAAA ATGGTATGAAGATTGCAACCTTGAGGAGTTCGGGATAAGCAGAAAGAACATTCTAGAAGCCCATTTTTTCGCGGTGGCGAGCATATCGGAGGCGGAGAAATCGGGAGAGAGACTAGCTTGGGTTAAATCTCAGATTCTAGCTGAAATTCTTTCaacttattacttcattaaGCAACGTGATCAGTTTAAAGATCAGGACACTGAATTTTCTACAGCATTCagcaccaaaatccatgttgtTGGAAAAGG TTACAAGAATGTACAACGGATTATAACCATACTGTTTGAAGCCCTAACACAAATGAAGGAAATTGCTCGAAATGCACAAGAAGGAATCGAGGGAGATGTTAGCGACGACCTACTTCACGAGGCG TGGGGAGAATGGTTAAAGAAGCTTGGTGAAGGGACTGGAGAAGAAATTCCAGAAGTAGAAGTGATAGTAAGGACTATAAATATTTGTGGTGGCCATATTCTCTCCAAAGAGGTTTTATCTCACCATGAATACGAGACTCTCTCCCAACTCACTAATCAACTTTGCCACCACCTTCTCAAGCTTGAAAATCACaag ACTATTGATGGGAAAATCGAAAAGGAAATGGAGCTATTGGTGCAATTAGTGATGCAGGACTCATCCAATGGCATAAGTAAAGCCACGAAACAAATGTTTTTGGTGGTTGCAAAAACATTTTATCACAAGGCTTATTTTTCTGCTCAAGAAATTGAACAGCACATATCAAGAATACTGTTCGAGCAGGTTATGTAA
- the LOC121780882 gene encoding probably inactive copalyl diphosphate synthase 3-like isoform X3: protein MYILSTPPINFPLGNSRGSISSAQGRRLSSQNRSNETGSGIWKNVRQQIPPHVNNHPIFRKDARGGKSKLNKCSGTIDSFELQPIDKIRYGLETPWFARLPRLDARFFIEHYNADEVLIGDSIYKLNDIKRNTYLELAKSDYNKCQEQHQMEWNHLQKWYEDCNLEEFGISRKNILEAHFFAVASISEAEKSGERLAWVKSQILAEILSTYYFIKQRDQFKDQDTEFSTAFSTKIHVVGKGYKNVQRIITILFEALTQMKEIARNAQEGIEGDVSDDLLHEAWGEWLKKLGEGTGEEIPEVEVIVRTINICGGHILSKEVLSHHEYETLSQLTNQLCHHLLKLENHKTIDGKIEKEMELLVQLVMQDSSNGISKATKQMFLVVAKTFYHKAYFSAQEIEQHISRILFEQVM, encoded by the exons ATGTACATCCTTTCAACTCCACCGATCAATTTCCCTTTGGGAAATAGCCGCGGATCAATCTCGTCTGCTCAAGGGCGTCGTCTTTCGTCGCAAAATCGCAGCAACG AGACTGGTTCGGGGATATGGAAGAATGTGAGACAACAAATTCCACCCCATGTGAATAATCATCCTATTTTCAGAAAAGATGCAAGAGGag GTAAATCGAAGCTTAATAAATGTTCTGGAACTATTGATAGCTTCGAGTTGCAACCAATCGACAAG ATAAGATATGGGCTAGAAACACCATGGTTTGCGAGACTTCCTCGCCTGGATGCTCGATTCTTTATCGAGCATTACAACGCAGATGAAGTATTGATCGGCGATTCAATTTACAA GCTTAATGACATTAAAAGGAATACATATCTTGAGCTTGCAAAATCAGATTACAACAAATGTCAAGAACAACATCAAATGGAATGGAACCATTTACAAAA ATGGTATGAAGATTGCAACCTTGAGGAGTTCGGGATAAGCAGAAAGAACATTCTAGAAGCCCATTTTTTCGCGGTGGCGAGCATATCGGAGGCGGAGAAATCGGGAGAGAGACTAGCTTGGGTTAAATCTCAGATTCTAGCTGAAATTCTTTCaacttattacttcattaaGCAACGTGATCAGTTTAAAGATCAGGACACTGAATTTTCTACAGCATTCagcaccaaaatccatgttgtTGGAAAAGG TTACAAGAATGTACAACGGATTATAACCATACTGTTTGAAGCCCTAACACAAATGAAGGAAATTGCTCGAAATGCACAAGAAGGAATCGAGGGAGATGTTAGCGACGACCTACTTCACGAGGCG TGGGGAGAATGGTTAAAGAAGCTTGGTGAAGGGACTGGAGAAGAAATTCCAGAAGTAGAAGTGATAGTAAGGACTATAAATATTTGTGGTGGCCATATTCTCTCCAAAGAGGTTTTATCTCACCATGAATACGAGACTCTCTCCCAACTCACTAATCAACTTTGCCACCACCTTCTCAAGCTTGAAAATCACaag ACTATTGATGGGAAAATCGAAAAGGAAATGGAGCTATTGGTGCAATTAGTGATGCAGGACTCATCCAATGGCATAAGTAAAGCCACGAAACAAATGTTTTTGGTGGTTGCAAAAACATTTTATCACAAGGCTTATTTTTCTGCTCAAGAAATTGAACAGCACATATCAAGAATACTGTTCGAGCAGGTTATGTAA
- the LOC121780882 gene encoding probably inactive copalyl diphosphate synthase 3-like isoform X1, which produces MYILSTPPINFPLGNSRGSISSAQGRRLSSQNRSNETGSGIWKNVRQQIPPHVNNHPIFRKDARGVTETAGKSKLNKCSGTIDSFELQPIDKIRYGLETPWFARLPRLDARFFIEHYNADEVLIGDSIYKLNDIKRNTYLELAKSDYNKCQEQHQMEWNHLQKWYEDCNLEEFGISRKNILEAHFFAVASISEAEKSGERLAWVKSQILAEILSTYYFIKQRDQFKDQDTEFSTAFSTKIHVVGKGYKNVQRIITILFEALTQMKEIARNAQEGIEGDVSDDLLHEAWGEWLKKLGEGTGEEIPEVEVIVRTINICGGHILSKEVLSHHEYETLSQLTNQLCHHLLKLENHKTIDGKIEKEMELLVQLVMQDSSNGISKATKQMFLVVAKTFYHKAYFSAQEIEQHISRILFEQVM; this is translated from the exons ATGTACATCCTTTCAACTCCACCGATCAATTTCCCTTTGGGAAATAGCCGCGGATCAATCTCGTCTGCTCAAGGGCGTCGTCTTTCGTCGCAAAATCGCAGCAACG AGACTGGTTCGGGGATATGGAAGAATGTGAGACAACAAATTCCACCCCATGTGAATAATCATCCTATTTTCAGAAAAGATGCAAGAGGag TCACTGAAACTGCAGGTAAATCGAAGCTTAATAAATGTTCTGGAACTATTGATAGCTTCGAGTTGCAACCAATCGACAAG ATAAGATATGGGCTAGAAACACCATGGTTTGCGAGACTTCCTCGCCTGGATGCTCGATTCTTTATCGAGCATTACAACGCAGATGAAGTATTGATCGGCGATTCAATTTACAA GCTTAATGACATTAAAAGGAATACATATCTTGAGCTTGCAAAATCAGATTACAACAAATGTCAAGAACAACATCAAATGGAATGGAACCATTTACAAAA ATGGTATGAAGATTGCAACCTTGAGGAGTTCGGGATAAGCAGAAAGAACATTCTAGAAGCCCATTTTTTCGCGGTGGCGAGCATATCGGAGGCGGAGAAATCGGGAGAGAGACTAGCTTGGGTTAAATCTCAGATTCTAGCTGAAATTCTTTCaacttattacttcattaaGCAACGTGATCAGTTTAAAGATCAGGACACTGAATTTTCTACAGCATTCagcaccaaaatccatgttgtTGGAAAAGG TTACAAGAATGTACAACGGATTATAACCATACTGTTTGAAGCCCTAACACAAATGAAGGAAATTGCTCGAAATGCACAAGAAGGAATCGAGGGAGATGTTAGCGACGACCTACTTCACGAGGCG TGGGGAGAATGGTTAAAGAAGCTTGGTGAAGGGACTGGAGAAGAAATTCCAGAAGTAGAAGTGATAGTAAGGACTATAAATATTTGTGGTGGCCATATTCTCTCCAAAGAGGTTTTATCTCACCATGAATACGAGACTCTCTCCCAACTCACTAATCAACTTTGCCACCACCTTCTCAAGCTTGAAAATCACaag ACTATTGATGGGAAAATCGAAAAGGAAATGGAGCTATTGGTGCAATTAGTGATGCAGGACTCATCCAATGGCATAAGTAAAGCCACGAAACAAATGTTTTTGGTGGTTGCAAAAACATTTTATCACAAGGCTTATTTTTCTGCTCAAGAAATTGAACAGCACATATCAAGAATACTGTTCGAGCAGGTTATGTAA